A single region of the Calonectris borealis chromosome 21, bCalBor7.hap1.2, whole genome shotgun sequence genome encodes:
- the LOC142091530 gene encoding lipocalin-like: MHATLLGILGLALLGALHAQDSVPVQTDFQQDKLTGRWYSIGLASNSNWFKEKKHLMKMCTTVISATADGNLEVTSTYPKGDQCEKRNSLYTKTEQPGRFSYTSPRWGSKHDIRVVETNYEEYALVATQISKSTGSSTMVLLYSRTKELSPERLERFTQFSREQGLTDEEILILPQTDKCMADAA; the protein is encoded by the exons ATGCACGCCACGCTGCTCGGCAtcctggggctggccctgctcggGGCACTGCATGCGCAGGACAGCGTTCCCGTCCAAACCGACTTCCAGCAGGACAAG CTCACGGGGAGGTGGTACAGCATCGGCCTGGCCTCCAACTCCAACTGGTTCAAGGAGAAGAAGCACCTGATGAAGATGTGCACCACAGTCATCTCTGCCACTGCAGATGGGAACCTGGAAGTGACCTCCACCTACCCCAA GGGTGACCAGTGCGAGAAGAGGAACAGCCTTTACACCAAGACGGAGCAGCCAGGGCGGTTCAGCTACACCAGCCCAC GCTGGGGCAGCAAGCATGACATCCGGGTGGTGGAAACCAACTATGAGGAGTACGCCTTGGTGGCCACCCAGATCTCCAAGAGCACCGGCTCCTCCACCATGGTGCTGCTCTACA GCCGGACGAAGGAGCTCAGTCCTGAGCGCCTGGAGAGGTTCACCCAGTTCTCCAGGGAGCAGGGCCTGACAGACGAAGAGATCCTCATCCTGCCCCAGACGG aCAAATGCATGGCAGATGCTGCCTAG
- the LOC142091557 gene encoding lipocalin-15-like, giving the protein MTAVLPSLAMALLCLLQAGAEVPVQPGFNSEKFAGTWHVVAAFSNCSDFLKMKDVMMSSITTISFTPEGDLDMNVIWPLPDRCQKVELLYHQNGQAGHYVAAQGQRDTRVVETDYSSYAVTYEILRSEHEFSIGMQLLTREQDVNPQLLEKFIELIPTMGLTKDMLAVLPKTDKCS; this is encoded by the exons ATGACGGcggtgctgcccagcctggcgatggccctgctctgcctgctgcaggcaggggccgAGGTCCCCGTGCAGCCGGGCTTCAATTCGGAGAAG TTTGCAGGGACGTGGCATGTTGTAGCTGCCTTTTCCAACTGCTCCGATTTCCTGAAGATGAAGGACGTGATGATGTCATCCATCACCACCATCAGCTTCACACCGGAGGGTGACCTGGACATGAACGTTATCTGGCCCCT GCCAGACAGATGCCAAAAGGTTGAGCTGCTCTACCACCAAAACGGGCAGGCAGGGCACTACGTGG CAGCACAAGGGCAGAGGGACACGCGTGTGGTGGAGACGGACTACAGCAGCTACGCCGTCACATACGAGATCCTGCGGAGCGAGCATGAGTTCAGCATCGGGATGCAGCTCCTCA CGAGGGAGCAGGACGTGAACCCCCAGCTCTTGGAGAAGTTCATAGAGCTCATCCCCACCATGGGCCTGACCAAGGACATGCTGGCTGTCCTGCCCAAGACGG ATAAGTGCTCCTAG
- the C8G gene encoding complement component C8 gamma chain, which translates to MVALGTLLLLGLLLTAPPALGQGQGPARRRRPPPPQSPLEKVAAQEELSLPQLAGRWFLVGMASRCSYLAEHSHRLEATVVTVTDLVGQSLAISTFRKLDGMCWEIRQRYLPAQAHGRFLLKGRGYGSKVDVVVGETDHSSYAILYYQKGRSISVKLYGRTSQVSDAVVDKFEQRVRAVGLSEDVTYYFPTYGFCDSADEFHILDEMKP; encoded by the exons ATGGTGGCCCTGGGCACCCTCCTGCTCCTCGGCCTGCTCCTCACGGCCCCGCcggcgctggggcaggggcaggggccggcgcggcggcggcggccgccccctccccagagccctcTGGAGAAGGTGGCGGCTCAGgaggagctcagcctcccccag CTCGCAGGGAGGTGGTTCCTGGTCGGCATGGCCTCCCGCTGCAGCTACCTGGCGGAGCACAGCCACCGGCTGGAGGCCACGGTGGTGACGGTGACTGACCTGGTCGGACAGAGCCTGGCCATCAGCACCTTCAGGAAGCT GGACGGGATGTGCTGGGAAATCAGGCAGCGCTACCTCCCTGCCCAGGCCCACGGACGCTTCCTCCTGaagg GCCGTGGCTATGGCAGCAAGGTGGATGTGGTGGTGGGCGAGACGGACCACAGCAGCTATGCCATCCTCTATTACCAGAAGGGACGGAGCATCTCCGTCAAGCTCTACG GACGGACCAGCCAGGTCAGCGATGCTGTCGTGGACAAGTTTGAGCAACGTGTCAGGGCTGTGGGCCTGAGCGAAGACGTGACCTACTACTTCCCCACATACG GGTTTTGTGACTCTGCGGACGAGTTTCACATCCTCGACG AAATGAAGCCGTAG
- the FBXW5 gene encoding F-box/WD repeat-containing protein 5 produces the protein MDAGGGPLLPDSVLYEIFLYLDHVDVLSVGLVCQQWHAVARDEFLWKELFYRYYRISREVPRHPAAVSWYDEFQRLYDTIPCVEVQALKEHNDQVLHLSFSHSGCLFASCSKDCTVKIWSNELDISLQHSSNMRPYNWSYTQFSQFNSDDSLLLVSGVFVGPHNSSSGEIAVISMENFTLLSRVRNKPYDVFGCWLNETNLISGNLHRIGRITSCSVLWLNNAFQGIESENVNVVKRLFKIQNLNASTIRTVMVADCSRYDSPDLLLDYEEQLAASSTSTCPVFDLGSDSEEEEAKPKQTPEPAVQELPDDGGVRAEDGLQQLFDDIMEGRVRPAMTETELETKVAELFVRNRTKPPELNLLSTDSNSKTKYLIFTTGCLTYSPHQIGIKRILPHQMTTAGPVLGEERRSDEFFDSLDHVIDIHGHIIGMGLSPDHRYLYVNSRAWPRDCIISDPMQPPPIAEEIDLHVFDLKTMKEVKRALRAHRAYTPNEECFFIFLDVSRDFVASGAEDRHGYIWDRHYNICLAKLQHDNVVNSVAFSPVEQELLLTASDDTTIKVWRSPRVVRIQQARKPRPRKLLFSWLMNQKS, from the exons ATGGACGCGGGCGgcggccccctcctccccgaCAGCGTCCTCTACGAGATCTTCCTCTACCTGGACCACGTAGACGTGCTCTCGGTGGGGCTGGTGTGCCAGCAGTGGCACGCCGTGGCCCGCGACGAGTTCCTGTGGAAGGAGCTCTTCTACCGCTACTACCGCATCTCCCGGGAGGTGCCCCGGCACCCAG CTGCCGTCTCCTGGTATGACGAGTTCCAGAGGCTCTACGACACAATCCCGTGCGTGGAGGTGCAGGCCCTGAAGGAGCACAATGACCAGGTTTTGCACCTCAGCTTCTCCCACTCTGGTTGTTTGTTTGCGTCGTGCTCCAAAGACTGTACTGTCAAG ATCTGGAGCAATGAGTTGGACAtctccctgcagcacagctccaACATGAGACCATACAACTGGAGCTACACACAGTTCTCCCAGTTCAACTCCGATGACTCCCTCCTTCTGGTGTCAGGTGTCTTTGTGGGGCCTCACAACTCCTCGTCAGGAGAGATTGCCGTAATCAGCATGG AGAACTTCACGCTGCTTTCCAGGGTGAGGAATAAACCCTATGATGTGTTTGGCTGCTGGCTGAATGAAACCAACTTGATATCTGGCAATCTGCATCGGATTGGGCGTATAACCTCCTGTTCTGTGCTGTGGCTGAACAACGCTTTCCAG GGCATAGAGTCTGAAAATGTGAATGTAGTAAAGAGACTGTTCAAAATCCAGAACCTGAATGCCAGCACTATCCGGACCGTGATGGTGGCTGACTGCAGCCGGTATGATTCCCCAGACCTGCTCCTGGACTACGAGGAGCAGCTAGCTGcttcctccacctccacctgcccAGTCTTTGATCTTGGCAGTGAcagcgaggaagaggaggccAAGCCCAAGCAGACTCCGGAGCCAGCAGTACAGGAATTGCCGGATGACGGGGGTGTGAGAGCGGAGGACgggctgcagcagctctttgATGATATCATGGAGGGCCGCGTGAGGCCTGCCATGACCGAGACGGAGTTGGAGACGAAGGTGGCTGAGCTGTTTGTACGCAACAGAACTAAACCGCCTGAGCTGAACCTGCTCTCCACGGACAGCAACAGCAAGACAAAATACTTAATCTTCACCACAGGATGCCTCACCTACTCCCCGCACCAGATAG GGATTAAAAGGATCCTGCCCCATCAGATGACGACTGCTGGGCCGGTGCTTGGGGAGGAGAGGCGCTCGGATGAGTTCTTTGACTCGCTGGATCACGTCATCGACATCCACGGGCACATCATCGGCATGGGCCTCTCCCCTGACCACAG gTACCTGTACGTGAACAGCCGTGCCTGGCCTCGGGACTGCATCATCTCCGACCCGATGCAGCCGCCCCCCATCGCCGAGGAGATCGACCTGCACGTGTTCGACCTGAAGACAATGAAGGAGGTGAAAAGAGCCCTCCGCGCGCATCGGGCCTACACGCCCAACGAGGAGTGCTTCTTCATCTTCCTGGATGTCAGCAGGGACTTCGTAGCAAG TGGGGCGGAGGATCGCCATGGCTACATCTGGGACCGGCACTATAACATCTGCCTGGCCAAACTGCAGCACGACAACGTGGTCAACTCGGTGGCGTTCAGCCCagtggagcaggagctgctcctgACAGCCAGCGACGACACCACCATCAAGGTGTGGCGCTCCCCTCGCGTGGTACGCATCCAGCAGGCCAGGAAGCCCAGGCCCAGGAAACTGCTCTTCTCCTGGCTCATGAACCAGAAAAGCTGA